The following nucleotide sequence is from Gemmatimonadaceae bacterium.
AGCTTGGCTTTGGTCCCGAGACTCAAAAGTTACGCCCGGAGGCGCGGACCGCTATCATCGGCCGTCATGAACCGGATGACAGCGCCGCTCGCGCTCGCCGCTTTGTTGGGCGTTTCGCTCACTCCCGTCCCCTCGCCGGCCCAACAACGCCGGGGCGGTTCGCCCGAGGACCATCTGCCGCCAAGCATCAGGCAGATCGCGGCGTTCGGCGAACGGCCGGCCTGGTCGCCGGACGGGAAACAAATCGCATTCATCGGGAAGAGCTTCGGTGACGCGTTCGAAATCGACCTGCGGACACATCTCGTGCGGCTTCTCTCCGGCCACTTCAAGCACGCCGGCCTCCTTCGAATCCAGTATCTGCCCAACGGCGACTATCTCATCATCGCGGCGCGGGCCTTCGAGGACATCGTGACCACGCGCTACCACGACGAGGAGATGTGGGTGATGCGCGCGGACGCGAAGACGGCGCCGGTTCCTCTGGACCAAAAGATTCACGAGGGAGTGGCCGCGTTCCGCGCTTGGTGAACAAGCACGAGGTGCTCCGCGCGCGATCGCCGGACTGCACGCTCGAGGCGCAGAACTTTCGGTTCGACGACACGCAGCTGATCTACACCTGCTATCGCGAGAACGGCGAGAAGGCCGACGTCATGGGCGTCGACCTCCGCACCGGCGCGCTGACGACCTACCGCAAGATCGGCGATGAGTACAACGAGGCCGAGGGCGTTTCGCCGGACGGTGCGTACGTGCTCGTGGAATCCAGCCACGATCAAGGATCCGCCGAGCACCAAACGTTTCGGTACATCGACATCTGGAGGCTCGCGCTCGCGGCGAATGGACGCGATTTCGTCCGCATGACGCGCTTCGGCGACTTCGACGGCCACAAGGCAGCAAATCCAGTCGTGAGCCCGGACGGAAGATCGTTCGCGTTTCAGGCCGGGCGGAGCTCGGACCCGCCGGGCGTCGGATACGGAATTTTCATTTATCGGTTTTCCGCGGCCGAGGGGCGGCGCCGATAGACTCTTGGGTTCTGCCCCGAGCGATCTGGCTCCTTGCCGCGCGGCGTGTCATATCTCGGTATGCGCGTGTCTCGCGACGAGCCATCGCTCGCTGACTTCTGGCGTCGTTTCGCCCGTCGGGCGACGGACACCCAGCTCGCCGCCTGCGCGTCGCTCCTGCCCGTCACCGTCGCCGCTTGCGTCGTCGTCGCGCTCGTTCGGCCGCAGTGGACGCTTCGCTGGTGGCCGGTCACGGCGGTGCCGTTGCTCGTCGCGGCCTTTGGCATCTGGGGAATCGGTGATCGCGAGATCGCCGCGCCGAGCGGTGTGTCATCCACTCGGTGGGGTTGGCGCTCCGTCGAGGTCGCCGCCGTCGTAGTCGCCGCGTTGTCCGCCAGCGTGATCGTGCTCTGGTTCCTCGTCAGCGTCGTCGGAACCTGGATCAGCTGACGAGTCGAAACCGGATCATTCCGCGCGCAGCGCGACGATCGGATCGACGCTCGCACTGAGCCTCGCCGGAACGAGGCTGGCAAGCACGGCCACCGCGAGCACGAACGCCGCAACCACCGCGAGAGTCAGGGTGTCCGTCGGACTGACGCCGAACAGGAGCGACGCGATCCAATGGTTCGTCCAGACGACCGCGGTGAGCCCCGCGACGACGCCGATTCCGCCGATCACCAGCGCACGCCGGAGGACCAGACTCGCCACACCCGACGGTGAGGCGCCGAGTGCCAGTCGAACCCCGATCTCGCGCGTTCGTTGCCGCACCGAAGTCGCGAGCACGCCGAACAACCCGATCGCCGACAAGAAGAGCGCGGCGCCGGCGAACACCAACAGCAACGTCGCGTCGAGACGAGGCTGCGCGAGCGGCCCGGTTGTGTACGAATCGAACGGAGCCGCCCGCACGATCGAGATGCCCGGCGTCGTCTCCCGCAACACACGTCGCAGCGACTGAATGATGGATGTCGGATCGCCGGTCGTACTGATGGCGAGCGATGTCGGCACGAAGGGAAACGCCGATTGCGCGAGCGCGAAATAGATCGTCGGGCGGGCAACGCGCAGATCGCGGTAGCGCGTGTCGGGCACGATGCCGACGACGGTCGAGAACGAATCGGCCGCCGTTCCCAGCGCCAACCGCCGGCCGATCGGATTCTGCCCGGGCCAATAGCTGCGCGCCGCGGACTCGCTGAGCATCACCACCCGCGTGGCCCCCGGCCGGTCGTCGGCCGTGAACGCCCGCCCACGCAGGATCGGAATTCCGAACGTCGCGAAATACGACGGCGCCACGAGCTCCATGTTGAGAACCGGATTGCCCTTCGCGTCCACCACCGTTTGACCCTCGCGTCGTGGAACACCGTCCCACGCGACGACCGAGAATGGAGGCGCCACGACCGGACTCACCGCACGAACCCCCGGGCTCGCCGCGATCGCCGGCACCAGTCGCTCGATCGCGGCGAGCTGCTTGGGCACCGTGTCGTATGCCGGTTCTCGATACCGAATCGACAATTCCGCGATCAACACGCGCGACGAATCGAGCGCCAGGTCGGCTCGCTCGAGGTTGATCAGGCTGCGCGCGACGAGCGCCGCGGCCGACAGCACGACGACGGAGAGCACGATTTGCCCGGTGACGAGCACGTCGGCAATCCGGCGAACGCGTCGGCTGTCGCCATGACGATGACCAGAGTGCAGGACCTCGACGGCGTCGACCCCGGTCGTGAGAAACGCCGGAGCAATGGCGAAGAGGAGCATCGCGCCGATCGTCACCAACGCGCTGAGCGCCAGCGCCGCTCCGTCGATGTGGAGCTCGTCGATGCGCGGGAACCCCGGCGGCGCCAGTGCCACGAACACGCGAAGAGCGCCGGCGGCCACGAGCGCGCCGAGAATTCCGCCGCCGATCGCCAGCAGCGACGACTCGCCGAGCAGGTGCATCACGAGACGCGCGCGGCTCGCGCCGAGCGCCGAGCGAACCGCGATCTCCTTCGCCCGCCCGACTCCGCGCACCAGCAGCAGGTTGGCGACGTCGATGCAGGTGATCAACAACAGCAACCCGACCGCGGCCGCGAACGCGACGATCGCCGCGCGAACGTCGCCGATGCTGAGCTCAGACAACGGGCTCGCCTCGCCAAGCAGCAGGCGCTTCGATCCGGAAGACTGGGCGAAGAATGCGCTCAATTCGTCTCCCGCGCTCGCCGCTGTGGCGGTCGGCGCCAGACGACCCACCAGATCCATCTGCACGTTCGCCATGTCGCCGCCGGGAACCGTCGCGCGTTCAGCGCTCCACGCGTCGACGCCGCGGGGAAAATCGAGCCCCTGTCGCATCACCCCGACGATCCTGAACGTCATGTCGTACGCCGGTACCAGGACCGTGCGACCGATGATGTCCGGCGTGCCGCCGAAGCGATCCTGCCATGCGTGGTAGCTCAGCAGGAGAACGTGCGGCGCTCCGGGAACGTCATCTTCGCGCCGCAGCGCGCGCCCGAGCATCGGCGTCGCACCCAGGAGATCAAAGAAGTCGCCCGACACGAGCGCCCAACCGTAGCGGTCCATCGTTCCGCCGACGTCGACCGGCACACTGAGAGCGCCCGGAAAGACGAAAGACGCGACGCGGGACAGCGACCGCGTGCGTTTCGCGAACTCGCTCGCGTCAGCGTACGACAAGGGCCAGTTCTGCACGCGCCGATCGCGCGATTCGCCCGACAGCATCACCACGCGATCTTGCTCGGCGACCGGGAGACGCCTCACGAGCAGCGTGTTGGCCGCGGTGAGTACGGCGGTGGCCAGGCCAATGCCGAGTCCGAGCGCCGATACCGCCGTGATTGCGAATCCGGGAGACCGGCGTAGCCCGCGCGCGCTACCGACCATGCGAGTCACCTCCGGCCAAACGACACCGCGCTCGGCGACCGCCCCTACGTTCCCTGTCGCCGCCTACTATAGATCTTCACCAGCTTCCCGATCGGATCGAAGAACTCGTCGACCACGCGCTCCTTGAGCGGAATGATCGCGTTGTCGGTGATCGTGATGTGCTCGGGACAGACCCTCGTGCAACACTTGGTGATGTTGCAGTAGCCGATCCCGTGCTCCTTGCGCAGCGCCGGCACGCGGTCGGCGACGTCGAGCGGATGCATCTCCAGCGCCGCGGCGTACACGAGGAATCGCGGGCCGATGAACTCGTCGTGCTTCGCGTGATCGCGCAGGACGTGACATACGTCCTGACACAGAAAGCACTCGATGCACTTCCGGAATTCCTGCACGCGGTCCACGTCCTTTTGATCCATCCGCCACGTGCCGTCCGCCGCGTCGGGCGGGCGCGGCGTGAACCGCTGGATCTTCTTTTTCACCTCGAAGTTCCACGACACGTCGGTCACGAGGTCGCGCACGTGGGGGAACGCGCGCATCGGCTCGACCGTCACCGGCTTCGTCGCGTCGAGATCCGACAGCCGCGTCATGCACATCAGCTTGGGCATGCCGTTGATCTCGGCCGAGCACGATCCGCATTTCCCCGCCTTGCAATTCCAGCGGCAGGCGAGGTCGTTCGCTTGTGACGCCTGGATCTCATGCACGGCGTCGAGCACGACCATCCCCTCGACGACGTCCTGTTTGTACTCGACGAAGTCGCCCTTTCCCTTTTCGCCGCGCCAGATCTTGAACGTGCGAACGTCGTGCTTCGCCGCGGCGTCCTGCGCCGCCTGCGCCGCGGTAAAGGCGTCCTTGGGCTTCGTTTCCGTAACCGGGGGTGGGGGCGT
It contains:
- a CDS encoding ABC transporter permease, with the translated sequence MVGSARGLRRSPGFAITAVSALGLGIGLATAVLTAANTLLVRRLPVAEQDRVVMLSGESRDRRVQNWPLSYADASEFAKRTRSLSRVASFVFPGALSVPVDVGGTMDRYGWALVSGDFFDLLGATPMLGRALRREDDVPGAPHVLLLSYHAWQDRFGGTPDIIGRTVLVPAYDMTFRIVGVMRQGLDFPRGVDAWSAERATVPGGDMANVQMDLVGRLAPTATAASAGDELSAFFAQSSGSKRLLLGEASPLSELSIGDVRAAIVAFAAAVGLLLLITCIDVANLLLVRGVGRAKEIAVRSALGASRARLVMHLLGESSLLAIGGGILGALVAAGALRVFVALAPPGFPRIDELHIDGAALALSALVTIGAMLLFAIAPAFLTTGVDAVEVLHSGHRHGDSRRVRRIADVLVTGQIVLSVVVLSAAALVARSLINLERADLALDSSRVLIAELSIRYREPAYDTVPKQLAAIERLVPAIAASPGVRAVSPVVAPPFSVVAWDGVPRREGQTVVDAKGNPVLNMELVAPSYFATFGIPILRGRAFTADDRPGATRVVMLSESAARSYWPGQNPIGRRLALGTAADSFSTVVGIVPDTRYRDLRVARPTIYFALAQSAFPFVPTSLAISTTGDPTSIIQSLRRVLRETTPGISIVRAAPFDSYTTGPLAQPRLDATLLLVFAGAALFLSAIGLFGVLATSVRQRTREIGVRLALGASPSGVASLVLRRALVIGGIGVVAGLTAVVWTNHWIASLLFGVSPTDTLTLAVVAAFVLAVAVLASLVPARLSASVDPIVALRAE
- a CDS encoding succinate dehydrogenase/fumarate reductase iron-sulfur subunit, yielding MATPPPPVTETKPKDAFTAAQAAQDAAAKHDVRTFKIWRGEKGKGDFVEYKQDVVEGMVVLDAVHEIQASQANDLACRWNCKAGKCGSCSAEINGMPKLMCMTRLSDLDATKPVTVEPMRAFPHVRDLVTDVSWNFEVKKKIQRFTPRPPDAADGTWRMDQKDVDRVQEFRKCIECFLCQDVCHVLRDHAKHDEFIGPRFLVYAAALEMHPLDVADRVPALRKEHGIGYCNITKCCTRVCPEHITITDNAIIPLKERVVDEFFDPIGKLVKIYSRRRQGT